Within the Gammaproteobacteria bacterium genome, the region GTCGCGCTCGTGCCGACGATGGGAAACCTGCACGACGGGCACCTCGGGCTCGCGCGCCTCGCCCGCAACGTCGCCGATCGCGTCGTGATGTCGATCTTCGTGAACCCCACGCAGTTCGGCGTGGGCGAGGACTTCGCCGACTATCCGCGCACGCTCGAGGAGGACCGCGCAAAGCTTGCGGCGGAAGGCACGGTCGATGCGCTGTTCGTGCCGTCCGAGCGAGAGATCTATCCATTCGGCACGGAGCGCGCCGTTCGCCTCGTCATGCCCGGGCTCGCCCACGAGCTCTGCGGCGCCAGTCGACCCGGGCACTTCGACGGCGTCGCGTCGGTCGTGTGCCGGCTGCTCAGCCTCGTTCGCCCCCAGGCGCTCGTGCTCGGCCGCAAGGACTACCAGCAGCTCGTCCTGCTCCGCTATCTCGTCGCCGATCTCGGTCTGCCGGTGAACGTCGTCTCCGGGGCGACGCGGCGCGAGGCCGACGGACTCGCGATGAGCTCGCGCAACCGTTACCTCGATCCGGAGGAGCGTCGGCGCGCGCCGGCGCTGCACGCAACGCTCGAGCAGGTGCGCGACGCGCTCGCGCAGGGCGCTGTGGATTACGCGCGCCTCGAGCAGGACGCCGCCGCGGCGCTCGCGCGAGCGGGATTCGAGCCGGAGTACGTGGAGATCCGGCGCGCCGACGATCTCGCTCGGCCGGCGCCGGGTACGGACCCGGACGAGCTGATCGTGCTCGGTGCGGCCCGTCTCGGCCGGGCTCGGCTCATCGACAACACGAGCCGCTGATCGGCGCGACCGCGCCGATCCCGCGCGCGGCCCTCAATGCACGCAGACGCGGTTCCGGCCGGCCTCCTTCGCCGCGTACATCGCGGCGTCCGCCCGGCCGACGAGATCGTCGAGCGTGTCCTCGGCTCGCGCTGCGCTCAGCCCGACGGAGATCGTCACCGGCGACGGGAGGCTCGCCGGCGATCGGGCGATCAGCTGCTCCCGGATGCGGTCGGCCGT harbors:
- the panC gene encoding pantoate--beta-alanine ligase; the encoded protein is MSRLLTLTVRNEVREAIAGWRAAQQTVALVPTMGNLHDGHLGLARLARNVADRVVMSIFVNPTQFGVGEDFADYPRTLEEDRAKLAAEGTVDALFVPSEREIYPFGTERAVRLVMPGLAHELCGASRPGHFDGVASVVCRLLSLVRPQALVLGRKDYQQLVLLRYLVADLGLPVNVVSGATRREADGLAMSSRNRYLDPEERRRAPALHATLEQVRDALAQGAVDYARLEQDAAAALARAGFEPEYVEIRRADDLARPAPGTDPDELIVLGAARLGRARLIDNTSR